CCATATCCGATTCTTCCTGAGGTTCAGGTCGTACAGCATTTCCAGGTCCTTCAGGGAATCTCTGCCGATGGCTTCTATGTGATTGCCCTCCAGGGACAGCCTCGTGAGGCTGGAGAGGTTGCTAAAGGCTTGTGGGACATATCGCATGTTATTGGAGGCTAAATCGAGGCTTTCCAAAGAAGGCAAGTGTGAAAATAGAAGCGGGTGGATTTCGAAGATATTGCAGTGGGACAAATCCAGGCTGATGAGGTTTAATAGTCCTCTGAAAGTGTTTGCATGCAGGTAGGTGAGGCGTGAGTTCCTGCTGAGGTGCAGCTCTCGCAGCTTGTTTAGAGCGTGGAAGGTTCCTGGGGTCAGGAAAGTTAGATTGTTCCCATCTAGCCAGAGGCTGTGAAGGAAAGTCAGGTTTCTGAAGGTGTTGGTGTCGAGAGTCCGTAAATAATTATTAGAGAGGTTTAGAGAGATGGTGGATGCTGCTATTTCTCCAGGAAGGGCTTTCAGTCCGGCTCTGATACAGAGGACAGTGTCTTCAGTTGTACACTTGCACATGCTTGGGCATGAATCAGAGATATTCTGACTCAGACCAGCCTTTGCTGCACAGGTAAATACAAATATAACAAGAAAGGACATGACCAGCCACACATCAGCCACTGCATCTAGTACCTGATGGATAGAAGAGAAGGAGGCAAGAAAAAGAGCATGTACCTTTTGGGCAGGTGAACCGCAGGCACTGCAGGGTCGGTTGGGCTGTgcacagtgaaaataaattagCTGGTTCTTCCTGCTGCAGACTGGGGGTGGGAAGTGTATATGTGGGGgggcagtggtggtggtgggggagTGGATTAAGTGTTTAGGCACCTAAAAGCCGATTAAGTGCCACAGTGCCACCCTGCTGTGAAGAGCGTTTCTGAGAAGtagggagattttttcagcCCAGCATCGGGCTCTGACAGTGGTttttcccacctcctgcccGCTGCAAACAGCTGCAGGTAACAGACTTCCCTTGAGATCTGTCTGGGAGAGGCTCCTGCTCATGGGTTATCACCGTTCTCAGAGTCTGCTTGACAGTTTGTGCAAAAAACCTCTGTTTTGGGGacaatttttgtatttttctccaGTTAGAGCTTCAGCAAAGGCAACTGAGGGTGGCTCTGCCATCTGGGTGTGAGGTGAGGGCTCTCACCCTAGTGTGGCTGCACACACTGGCAGATGCCTTGGGCTCAGGCTTAGGGAAGTGGCGTTGTCACTGagccctgagcacagccctggtgaTGGCTATGATTCCTCTGCAGTAAAATGGGAGACTGTCAGGAGCTCTGCAAGCCTCCCTGCCAGCTGAGAATGTGCAGGGGAGTGCTGTGTCCTGGCAGAGCCTTTTCTTGAGATAAACCCTGAGCCCTCTATGAGTGGTAAAAAATGGTGCCCATGGTCAAAACACAGAGCACCCCAAGGGCACTGTGACCTTCCCAGGGCACTACCTGTCTCCAGCAGGTCTGAAGATACcactgagcagctggagctgggcttgGGTCCCTTAAACCCCACGTCCTTGACCCTGCTGGATCTAGGATATTTTTATTGGATATTTTTAATCCAATATCCACAGGCAAAGGAAAATGCAGTCGAGGGGCTGATTGATGCCCCTAGAAGCCAGGAATCAGCAATCTGCAGACTGATCATTTTGCTTACCGTGCCAAGAGGACTAGACCCAGGGCTTGCAGCTGATGTGTCAGCAGGGCAGGCAGTTGCTGTTCATGTTTTTTATcactcttttaatttttgttttccacctcACTTCCCTCTGCTAGAGTTCTCTTCTTTTTGATGTGTTTCAAGCACCTTCTGTTAGCCCCCTGCCTTTCAGTCCATTTCCCTCCTCCTACTTTCTTGGTCcgtctcttttcttttttcatgttttacaaATTCGGGTTTCCTTtgcctgtcctgctctgccagctctgtccAGACAGTGGCTAGAACCCCAAATATGTTGTATGCCCAACAGTAAGTGTGAACTGGACAAATTTGCAGCTCTGTTGTTTTCTCAGCAGAGGCAGATTAGGTTTCCTGTGCTAGTTAAATTACTGCGTTGGCTTCAgctacttctgttttcttcttcattttttcaagCAACAATCCCCCGAAGACCAGCTTTTCCCTGGAAGGTTGGCTAGGATGGTCATGTTGTGTAATGGAGACGATCTTCCAGCTGTAAACAACATTCATTTAGTTAGATAGGCTTTGAAGCAGTCTTAGCAGGGGCCAAAAGCTGGttttcactgagagcagcagtgatGGCATCATGCCAAGGGGCTTGTCCTGGGAGCCTCAGAGGAAGGTGGAAATGTGTGCTGCTCACCCCATCCAGCTGCTCACATCTGGGGTCATGCCAAAGGTTTTGGTGGGTgaatctttgttttctgtgttcctgGCTCAACTGGGACTGCTTCTTGGAGAACATCAATTTGGAGGGGTGTCTCACTGCTGGGATCTCCACGGCTTCTCTtacctcctgctgcagcacagctgtgaaTATCCATTGCTCCATAACTTTGCCAGTGAAACCCTGTGAAGGAGACATGTTTCTGCTGGTCTCTGTGCAGGACAAGTGAGCTGCTCTCTCTCTGCTAGGCTAGCTGAAGTTTGGTAGCTCAGGCTGAAGAAGATGGATCTCTTGCTCTGGTGTCCTTTTTATTCTACACAGACTTTTATTTCTGGTTGTAATTCCAGCAGTGTTGCCGTGTTCTAGCCCTTTTTTTAACCTAGAGCTCTCTCTAACTCTCCTTGATTTCATAATGGAAATTTTCAGAGACTAAAAGCATGCAGCTCTTGGAGCTCATTGTTGCCAGATGTTGCTTAACTGGACTAAAACATTGTGGTGGAACAGGACCACACAGCTCCAGAATGTTTCCTTGCTTCAGAGCCTGTAGGGCCAAGGAAGCCCGTAAGTATTACAATGACCAGATTTTTACACCTTGTCACAGCTTTGGCACTTTCATTTGCTCCCTATAAAGATTCTACAATGCACAGGATGGTGGCAGCTGCCTTGCCAGGGTTTTGGCTGTGGCTGCCACCTGGACCACACTTACTGCTGGCAGCTCTGGTTGCAGCTGCCCTTGGGGTGGAAGTCAGGCAGTGATGTGCCATCGCTCAACACTGTGGAGAGCTAAACCTTTGCTGGGGGCTGAGCTGATCCAAGACAGTGGCCA
This Chiroxiphia lanceolata isolate bChiLan1 chromosome 14, bChiLan1.pri, whole genome shotgun sequence DNA region includes the following protein-coding sequences:
- the LOC116794067 gene encoding nyctalopin-like: MSFLVIFVFTCAAKAGLSQNISDSCPSMCKCTTEDTVLCIRAGLKALPGEIAASTISLNLSNNYLRTLDTNTFRNLTFLHSLWLDGNNLTFLTPGTFHALNKLRELHLSRNSRLTYLHANTFRGLLNLISLDLSHCNIFEIHPLLFSHLPSLESLDLASNNMRYVPQAFSNLSSLTRLSLEGNHIEAIGRDSLKDLEMLYDLNLRKNRIWIIQNGAFTKLLRMGMLNLGHNFITDLPNQLFEGLIQLKTLHLEANKITAVDCTFRHLLNLRNLYLNNNQISSISDSAFSYLHKLHFVHLSKNNLSSLPIRLFSGLTKLKYVFLSHNPWNCDCRMLWFWQWMVTRRAVIEGLDCAFLGPHNTTVLNDPHPGDLMDCTVPLELASEDKCREAGTSVAPEPPTLPSKVILLALAWHTWYSARG